The genomic segment ATGAATGGCTGGCCGCCGGGTTCCATGGCGAAATGGACTGGATGGCCGACCGCGCCGATGTCCGGCGCGGGCCGCAAAGCATGTGGCCGGGCGCGCAAAGCGTGATCGCGCTGGGCATGTCCTATGCCCCGCCGCACGATCCGCTGGCACTGGAAGGGGACACTGAAAAGGCCCGCATTTCCGTATACGCGCAGGGGCGGGACTATCACGACGTAGTGAAGAAGGCGCTGAAGGCCCTTGCCCGCTGGCTGGTGGCCGAAGCGGAAAAGCAGGGGCTGGAAGCTCAGCTCAAGGTCTTCGTCGATACTGCCCCGGTGATGGAAAAGCCGCTGGGTGAGGCCGCCGGGCTGGGCTGGCAGGGCAAGCACACCAATCTCGTCAGCCGCGCCCATGGCAGCTGGCTGTTTCTGGGCGCGATCTATTGCACCTTGCCCTTTGCCCCGGATGCGCCCCATTCCAATCGCTGCGGAAGTTGCACTGCCTGTCAGGATGCCTGCCCGACCGAGGCGTTTCCTGCACCCTATCGGTTGGATGCGCGGCGCTGCATCTCTTATCTGACTATCGAGCATAAGGG from the Erythrobacter sp. SG61-1L genome contains:
- the queG gene encoding tRNA epoxyqueuosine(34) reductase QueG — encoded protein: MVNSSLDSFKARLVAEAKRLGFAAIGFAPAADDPQRAARLDEWLAAGFHGEMDWMADRADVRRGPQSMWPGAQSVIALGMSYAPPHDPLALEGDTEKARISVYAQGRDYHDVVKKALKALARWLVAEAEKQGLEAQLKVFVDTAPVMEKPLGEAAGLGWQGKHTNLVSRAHGSWLFLGAIYCTLPFAPDAPHSNRCGSCTACQDACPTEAFPAPYRLDARRCISYLTIEHKGPIPQEFRKQLGNRIYGCDDCLAVCPWNKFADQAARNAAFLPREELVEPRLDELLALDDAAFRAKFSGSPIKRIGRNRFVRNCLIAAGNSGNQALAAQVRALTGDADPVVVEAAHWALSELEGALTASP